From the genome of Thalassoglobus sp. JC818, one region includes:
- a CDS encoding porin, translated as MSTIMKYHWTIAFLCLVTLLSPAAFAEEEVELDPQVRLLLERLEAAEKQIQTLTTELKSVKEAQAQARPFPAAQGTTQELDDLGLPIGVDGVFTATGAEESFRDLPNVAREMVSFEEIREDAPDSIPAELEERLSLLEKGWDDLDSAWTKFHEAEQKKKSDAAKKPTMSINGRIHADYWDFVNNSEGIGYFEHPDPMSDNYGRPPEDRALFRRIRLEMKGDILETMLWRVQIDFNNPGTPEMKDVYLGFKELPFNQQLLIGNQKRPLGLDHLNSSRYNVFMERPFVVEAFNEDARRPGIAMYGYSDDEVFTWRYGAYFLENIATDGRVIGQSNQMSLNGRLSASPWYDEASDGRGYLHLAIAGMAARTDGDRNASDTNQNEARFRTRVAARSDTRWLNTERIAAADHYEIIGLESIFNYGPLQLVSEYQHNWVQREGEEDLQFGGAYAYISYFLTGEHIPYDRKTSTIGRVKPFENFFLVDQCTGGCGTGWGAWNVALRYDYLDLSDDNVLGGVGEAWTSALNWHWTPYSKLQFDASYGEIDNHRPVNGFTSGNYFFFGTRFAVEF; from the coding sequence ATGTCCACGATTATGAAATACCACTGGACCATTGCCTTTCTCTGTTTGGTCACCCTCCTGTCCCCGGCGGCGTTTGCCGAAGAGGAGGTCGAGCTTGATCCTCAAGTGCGATTGTTGCTTGAGCGGCTGGAAGCGGCCGAGAAGCAAATTCAAACGCTCACAACTGAGCTGAAATCGGTCAAAGAGGCACAAGCACAAGCGAGACCTTTCCCTGCAGCTCAGGGGACAACGCAAGAGTTGGACGACCTTGGCCTTCCAATCGGAGTCGATGGAGTCTTCACCGCAACAGGCGCTGAAGAGTCATTTCGCGACCTTCCCAATGTGGCGCGTGAAATGGTTTCCTTCGAAGAAATTCGGGAAGACGCTCCGGACTCAATTCCTGCAGAGCTTGAAGAGCGTTTGAGTCTACTTGAGAAGGGTTGGGACGATCTCGATTCCGCCTGGACCAAGTTCCACGAAGCAGAGCAAAAGAAAAAGTCCGACGCTGCCAAGAAACCGACGATGAGCATCAACGGTCGAATTCATGCGGACTACTGGGACTTCGTCAACAACTCCGAGGGAATTGGGTACTTCGAACATCCCGATCCGATGTCTGACAATTACGGCCGTCCCCCGGAAGACCGAGCTCTTTTCCGTCGAATTCGTCTCGAAATGAAGGGCGACATCCTCGAAACGATGCTTTGGCGAGTTCAGATTGACTTCAACAATCCGGGAACTCCGGAGATGAAAGATGTCTATCTGGGATTCAAAGAGCTTCCGTTCAACCAGCAACTCTTGATCGGTAACCAGAAGCGGCCACTGGGGCTCGATCACCTCAACAGTAGTCGATACAACGTCTTCATGGAGCGGCCGTTTGTCGTCGAAGCGTTCAACGAAGACGCCCGACGTCCCGGTATCGCAATGTACGGCTACTCCGACGACGAGGTCTTTACATGGCGATATGGTGCCTATTTCCTCGAGAACATCGCAACCGACGGTCGCGTTATCGGTCAGTCAAATCAGATGAGCTTGAACGGGCGTCTCTCTGCCTCACCATGGTATGACGAAGCATCTGACGGCCGAGGGTATCTGCACCTCGCGATCGCCGGGATGGCCGCTCGCACCGACGGAGACAGAAACGCTTCGGACACGAATCAAAACGAAGCCCGATTCCGAACCCGCGTCGCAGCCCGATCAGACACGAGATGGTTGAACACCGAGCGAATTGCTGCAGCTGATCACTACGAAATCATTGGTCTCGAATCGATCTTCAACTACGGACCCTTGCAACTCGTCTCCGAATACCAGCACAACTGGGTCCAGCGAGAAGGGGAAGAGGACCTCCAATTCGGCGGAGCGTATGCTTACATCTCATACTTCCTGACCGGAGAACACATCCCATACGACCGCAAGACCTCAACGATCGGTCGAGTCAAACCGTTCGAAAACTTCTTCCTGGTTGATCAATGCACCGGTGGCTGTGGCACAGGATGGGGAGCTTGGAACGTGGCACTCCGGTACGACTACCTCGACCTCTCCGATGACAATGTTCTCGGCGGTGTTGGTGAAGCCTGGACCAGTGCTTTAAACTGGCACTGGACGCCGTACTCGAAGCTTCAATTCGATGCTTCGTACGGTGAAATTGACAACCATCGCCCCGTAAACGGTTTCACCTCCGGCAACTACTTCTTCTTCGGAACGCGGTTCGCAGTGGAGTTCTAG
- a CDS encoding TIGR03067 domain-containing protein: MKVLLRIALALFVCSVAIAEDASKHTKALQGTWVFSHGISNGKSLEQQLLKNGAGDLRINFSNGVMTMSGDGGPEHTYQFTLDPATDPNSIQIVTTETHGKAPKGSKLRCIYKIDGNELTLCMPADSSVDPPKEFDAPEGSRLTLLVLTRDAATTAVPVKSIGNDDFTALQFAKQAVAAYEAEWSSVEEGAKAGHVAETQIDELRSKLYDARLILLRIQGDEAGISMLMEEEVELEKLRFERLKASASHGYIGAGKLR, from the coding sequence ATGAAAGTCCTGCTTAGAATTGCACTTGCACTGTTTGTATGTTCCGTCGCGATTGCGGAGGATGCTTCGAAGCACACGAAGGCCCTGCAAGGCACTTGGGTGTTTTCGCATGGAATCTCAAATGGGAAGTCGCTAGAGCAACAATTGCTCAAGAATGGTGCTGGCGATCTGCGGATCAACTTCTCCAACGGCGTTATGACAATGTCGGGTGACGGCGGCCCTGAGCACACGTATCAGTTTACGCTCGATCCGGCTACGGATCCGAATTCGATCCAAATTGTCACGACAGAGACTCACGGCAAAGCACCGAAGGGGTCGAAGCTTCGTTGCATCTACAAGATCGATGGCAATGAGTTGACTCTCTGCATGCCAGCCGACTCCTCTGTTGATCCTCCGAAGGAGTTCGATGCCCCGGAAGGATCGCGTTTAACCCTGCTTGTGTTGACTCGCGATGCCGCAACCACGGCTGTTCCTGTGAAATCGATCGGCAATGACGATTTCACGGCTCTGCAATTCGCCAAGCAGGCCGTCGCCGCATACGAGGCTGAATGGTCGAGTGTGGAAGAAGGTGCGAAGGCGGGACACGTCGCTGAGACGCAAATCGACGAGCTTCGTTCCAAATTGTACGACGCCCGGCTAATTCTCCTTCGAATTCAGGGAGATGAGGCGGGAATAAGCATGCTCATGGAAGAAGAAGTTGAGCTGGAAAAGTTGCGATTTGAACGATTGAAAGCATCGGCTTCCCACGGCTACATCGGTGCTGGAAAGCTACGCTAG